A stretch of DNA from Triticum dicoccoides isolate Atlit2015 ecotype Zavitan chromosome 2A, WEW_v2.0, whole genome shotgun sequence:
CGGGACATTTCTCTCTAGAGCCCTCTTTAAAATTGGACGACACTCGCCTTCTCACCTTTAAAAATGGTGTTCTCTCTCTCCTTCACACCATACTTCCCCACAAAACGCCAAGGAGGAGTCCCCCGCCAACTCTCTGGCNNNNNNNNNNNNNNNNNNNNNNNNNNNNNNNNNNNNNNNNNNNNNNNNNNNNNNNNNNNNNNNNNNNNNNNNNNNNNNNNNNNNNNNNNNNNNNNNNNNNNNNNNNNNNNNNNNNNNNNNNNNNNNNNNNNNNNNNNNNNNNNNNNNNNNNNNNNNNNNNNNNNNNNNNNNNNNNNNNNNNNNNNNNNNNNNNNNNNNNNNNNNNNNNNNNNNNNNNNNNNNNNNNNNNNNNNNNNNNNNNNNNNNNNNNNNNNNNNNNNNNNNNNNNNNNNNNNNNNNNNNNNNNNNNNNNGCCAAGAAGGCAGATCCGATGCCTCCCGAGACATTGTCACGTTGTAACATACAGTTGAATGTCGTGCATTACCATGAAACAGAAATACCCATAGTGTTCGTTACTATCTCTTGAAGGAACCAACCAATGCATTTACTCTTCTatcctatccaaaaattctatgacTTGATACAAAAAGTATGAACCGCTCGATCATGCAATTTGTTGCAAAGCCATCTCTAATGAAATGCAATTTTCCGTATTTTGCAAATTATTCCGCTGAATAGGCCAACCCCAACCCCCAACTCACTCACTCTCAACTGACACTCTGATCACAAAATCCATTAACTCGTGTTCTAAGTGAGCCAGTGATGCAATAAAATAATATATTAGGGCCATGGCTTACTGTTTTTAGGGTAAAAAACATAAACTCAATCTATTAGTCAGTATAACCAGTCATGTTTTGAACAAATACTACATAGGTTTTCACTCCGGTCCTTTAGTATTTGCACTTTCTCATTTTTTAACACAACAATGCGGCTCTGGTTTATAGATGGTGTAAAACTTGGGGTTAATAATCTAATAACACCATGTTGGTTTTGTTCATTTAGCATTAAAGCATCGCACTACAAAATGAACACTACAAGCGCCCCTTGAAGACAAGAAGTTTTTCTACCAATCCAATTCTTGTAGGCATGTTGACATATTCCATTAGCAGCAACCAATTCATCATTTCACGTTCGCAGGAACGCTTTCTCATTCTCACaagatttttgaatcattcttctgTTCTCatcaagggatttcatttttttcatgTAAACCTACTTCCTTCTTCAAAGTCTAGGAAGAAGAACACGAGTCAGAATGTAACTTCATGAAATTCAAACTGAAAATAACAAGATGCCACTTTTAAAATAACACCTTGATCGTCAATTGGCCCTTTTGATGGAATGCATCACTGGTTTCAGCCATTGAGTCCATATTGGAACACACTTGCTTCCTTGCGGCTTTCATTCCATTAATCTCTTCAATGAAAAAAGATAATCTTCATTCAAAGAAATGGTCTCGTGTTCGATATTATTCAATTTTTTCATGAGTCGTGATCTACAACATCACAATAGTTTTAAGATAAGATGATAGATCAAAAACCATAATAATCTAACACGAGAAAGGGGATATAGTTGCCTGCACAAAATTattatgaactcctcaaattattcAACTGAATTTGCCTTATTCAACTACCGAAGAATTGAGCATCCATTGTCTAGACCATTTCTCTTATGAATACAGTTGTGTACTTCTTCATCTCAAGATTGCCTTCTCAACCATTATTCCGCTAGATTTCTCTGCCAGCATTTTTGTTCAAATGTGCAAGCAAAATAAAATTTGAATTCCACGAATATAAAAATATTAAAATTTACAATAACTACGTTTAATACCTAAATAAGAGAGAGGTAAGAAAGTATCAGGTTAAATGCCATTAAACCTCAAAATCAATTGAACCAAGATTCAAGAAACATGATATAGTTTGCAAGCGATTATACATAATTTCTGCTTTTTTATAGCATGGTGCACACAAGCAACATAAACCAATGGAGACCAATCCAATACCTCCCTGAATTGTTTGGCTTTCTACAGAGGCCAATCTAATACCTCCCTGAACTTTTTAGCCAAGCACTGCTAGCCTCTTTCCCTTCATCCATATCACCCTGCAATGTAACAAACCCCATTGGAAAAATTAGATGTATTCGAAAATCAAAATGCGAGCAATTAGAATTTAGCAATGAACGATTAGGTACTGCAGAATATAATGTTGTTGTCCATTACTACAGTATAGTACCATAACAACACCTTAAGTTAGGCTAAAAATAGAGGAAATGCAGCATCAATGCTATCGTCGACAATCAGGCTTCAGAACAAGAACTGCAAGCGGCCTAACACTACTAATCAAATGCATCAAGGGAAATTAAATTGACTGTGATATAGGTACTACTTACAGGATAAAAAGGTACTACTTCCAGGATAAATTGCATAATGTTAAATGTTTTCGTATCCATCATCCATAACCTACATCAgcgcaaaaaggaaaaaaaatgctcAACATTCCACTAAATGCTGCAACAGAGTATCTTCTCCATGGTTGCTCCACAACCTGCATTTATCCATAAGAATCACGGTGAAATAGCCAGCCCAACACCTCCATTAGCCAACTTTTTTAATGGCAGAAATTAAAAATTACGACTATGTTGACAATGCTTCCCCAAACACCGTGCTGTTGCCTATATGTAAATATGGCCTCGTCACACATGCTTGCAGTATGTTTATCTAGACACATGAATGGTCCTCGGTACACCGCACACCCACCATTACCAAGTCACTGAACCCCTACTAAACTCACAGCCTCGTGCGCATTATCCCGCCACCACGAGCTCTACTGCCGCAAACAGCGGAGAGAGGAGAATGGGAACGacacagagagaaagagagatgagAAAGTTGAGAGCAAAGAGTGTGGGAGATGAGCATGGTGGGAATCATGGAGGTGATGCTTTCTAGTAGGAATCGTGGCAACGCACGAGCAATGTCGGGTGTCCCTGTAGATTAAGCATATTGTAGTTCCAAGAAACAACATAGCTGCTATTGTTATTTATGTAGATATTTCTTAGAACAAGAACTTTATTAGTGCGGCGGTGAAGCTATAATTTGGCTTTCTTGGACATAGTACCTAAGGAATATGATGTGCAACTTGTCAAAGTGTTATTGTACTGTAGGTTTCAATCAGGCTTGTAATGTCTATTTGTTCTTAGCAATCGGCAGTGATGCACTGCTTTGAACAACTTCCTTTTGTCAATATTTCTGCCATAGCTATTGAATCCTTTTGAACTTCATCCACAACCAGCCTGTTATAGAAGATCATCCAGCTTGATATACTTATTCGTACACACATCAGAAATTGTTGTAAACCTGAGTTAGAACTAAAAGAAATGAAAAATAAGGGATACCTCTAGTTGGACTTTGAACCTTTGGGAGCTAAACCTACAGGTGCTTCCCGGCCCGCATGTGGCACTGAAGGAGAATATTGGGGAGGTCGATCGTGCCCATGGGAACTACGGTGGTGCATGCCATGCGGTCAGATCGAGAAGCACATAGACACAAAAGGAACAAGCCCTAGCCTGAGCACCGACCTTGAGCAACTCGTCGTGTACGCCTCTCACCAGTCGGCACCACCGTGAGGTGTGTAGGGCGGTGATCCTTTCCATGTCTCCAAGGAAAGAGCTCCATCTCCCGAACCAATCTGCTGCTGCACCCCGCCACCACCGTGTTGTTGCTATGACCCCGTTGTTGATGCGAGGCCAAGGGACACACGCCTAGAGGCACGCAACACACAGGAGGCATGGTGTATGGGGTTGTGGGAAGGTTTAGGGAGAGGGGCGACACGGAGGTCGAAGGAGGGGGAGGGCATCGGGGTGGTCACATTAGAGACGAGGCACCAGGTTTGTTCTGGACACGAGGGAGGGAAAGAGTTCTGGTGAAGAATGGAAACTGCAATTTGCCGTGATGTGTTTCCATGCAAACTATAAAAAAGAGTTGGGTTCGTTTGAAAAAAAAAGAGGTGAGGGAAGGCTTTGATCGGTGGAGGCTTTTATCGATTGATGAGGCAACGAAGCGAAGCAAAATGAGTAGAGATATTGGTTGTTATTAGTAAAGGCAGGGACCGATGCGTTAGGAAAGTTAAGATTTGGAATTGATTGCCATGAAACTAGATTTTATTATTTGACAACGGGCTATCGGTTCCTGCCCGTTTGTAACGTGCCTGGTTAAGAAAGTTTGGAGAGGTAAGGGAAGTTCTTATTGGGAGGGTGAAAAGACCGACCTGAGAAGATAGTGGTGGGAGatgagacgaaaataaaccagacgaaataAAATCGGACGAAATAAAACTGTGGACACGCAATTCCATCAACTGCTTCATTAGAAATAGAGATTTGGATATATGTCCCTATTAGTATTGCTAGAAGTATATATTCCGTATATGGGAATAACTGACGGTAGATGGAGTAGCACACTGCTGCTGCATACCCACTGACATAGAAACTTGTGAACTTTAATCCGATCCCCTGTTTTCTGCATTTTAACTTTTGTGACAAAGTCAATGATTCATGTGTTCGATAAGAGAAAAAACTTATGTTGGTTTGATTGAACATAGCACTCTTGTTAGAATTAATCATAGTCACCATCTCTTGATTGCATGGGCTTAATTTCATTCTAATGCTAGTTTTGGACCGAAAGTCCTCTTCCAGTCAAACTTTGACAAACTTATTTTTGGAGCATTGACTTTGTTCTTTTCTGCCATGACTTCCGCGAATGTTCTTTGATGATACATTTTTTTAAAGGCTTTCATGATACATTTTTGCAAACACAAAAAGTATTATCAAAGTTTaccaaaaaattcagaattttttaaaaAGCATTTGAGCTCGGTAGCAAATACTCCATGTCCGTTTTGGACTCCCACTCGGTGTACGGATTTTTTTCCCATTGTCAACCAGAAATTTGGAAGACAAAGTTTCAAATTTCAGATCATTTTTTAGGGATACTGAGCCCAATTTATAAATAGCAATGGTTAGGTAAATATGGACATAATTCACGCTCCTAGAATCAGATTGACATTATGTTTTATATAGATAACAAAGTTTTAGGTAAATAAACAATAGTTATTGACATATACATACAAGCCCCTCAAGAAAAAATACAAGTTAGTATACGAGCGTTGCAGTGAACAGATAAAATAACTAAAATACATGTGTGCAAAATATAAGTATAGTATAATCCACCACATGTTGATGTTCATCTGTGATATTCTGTGCATACATATACTTCCTCTATTtcataatgtaagacgctttttgacactataatgtcaaaaaacgtcttacgagACGGTGGGAATACATATTATTGCTAATGTCGATGACGGTGCCCGACGATATATATTCACAAGTAGTATGGCCACGCTGAGTCGGTGTCCGTGAACCGGGCAACAGCCGTGGGCACGTCGACCGAATGGATGGTCGACTGAGCCGCGAAGGGAGAAAACAGCGGGCCGCACGGGAAGTAAATTTCGTCCATCGACATAGCGTCCGTGCTCCGGGGGAGTCCGCCGCCGGCCCGCATCGGATCACTCAAGTTGATCGCTTCCACgggcagcgacgacgacgacgaagacggagCTGCAGGTGCCTTCACGGGAGCAAATGGCGAGCGGCACAAGATCTCCGCCACCGTCGTCTCATCCAGGCCCATGCTCACGTCCAGCAGGGTCGGCGTACGCCCGCCGACCGGATCACTCGGGCTCGCTCTTACGaccggcggcggtgaggatgaggACGATAGACCTGCAGGCGCAGCTCCGCCGATGACCATGGCGAGGCACGAGGCCATGACGTCGTCGTCCAATTTGGCGCGTTGAGGATCGAAATGACCGCTCCTTGTCGTGTGCTTGTTCCCACCGATAGATTCCCTGGGAAGCATTACTTCTTGTTGGCACTTGTGCTCGTTCACGTAGGTGACCTGGAACATGGGACGCCGGCCGCCGCTGGTATCCTGCTGCTGCACCGTCTTCTTCGCCCTGCAACCGCGGTCATGGCTAAACATGCATTTGTAGTAGCACCTGCACGCGTATACACGGACCTCATGGTTCAGTTAAGAACGGGTACGAAGACGTCCTCTCATAATTAGTGTGTGATGAGTAACCGAAGACAAAGGGCATGCTGAAACTTGTGATAAATCCCGCAAAAAAAAGAAACTTGTGATAAAATACAGCTCTTATTTCATCATTTGAAAAGTCAGGTTGCTCGGCATGTGTACGGTGAACTAGTAGATATCTGGGATAACAATAATGTTGGTCCTACCAATCAAAATCCTCCACATCAGCTTGCTTGTAAAAGTTTTAAGTAACCTTTTGTAGATGTAGCATTACCCCTGAGTCTGCAAAGGtgttaatatatggagttgagtttTTAATGTTCTCGAGAGAGTTTAGAGTACCAGGGAGTGAGGCAATTTGATCTACAAATCTTCAAAATTGAAGTATGAAAATTAGAGATCCAAAGCCTCCCTTTACTTGTTGGCTTTCACCTCATACCCGATTTATTTATttgggtgtgtctagggcacatctagatgtgctctagttattgcacatctaagtgagtgaatcaagcataaagagaaaaagaaaaaagggaaagaaaatattcacacgaatctcaatgtaagatcaatgacatatgacttagatgtgcaatacttatggcacatctagatgtgctttagcaaaactctaTTTTTATAGTAGAAAAATGCTAGTTCTAGAATCTTGCTCGTTCTTGCCCTTGTTTTTTTTTCCTACAAGGGGTTTCCATGTAAATCTTGTGTGTGTCCCTTATTTTGGTGTCCtcctgtcatatttgttgttagtcAAGTTCTTTCTTGTTATTGATGCCTGTTGCTCAAGTTTGGTAGAGTTTAGTTGTGTCGATATTGAATTTATGAAATATGCATGAGTTTTAAAAGTCAAAAGCTGTCTCTAATTGACCATGGTTATAAATATCAACTTCCACAATGCAAAATTAGCATCATTCGATTCATCATaaagtgtattttatattttatCTATTTATTATTTTAGATGTCGATAGCTTATTCTGTAAACACGGGCAAACATGTCTGCATTTGAAAACCCTAACATACACCATATTGTGGAAAGAGGGAGTATGTTGGTGACTATTTGGTGGAGACTAGTGGGTGAAAAACAAGGGGTGAGGCCCACGTGTGTGGTTGCTTTTTCCTTTTTGGATTCCCCCCTGCGCCCGATCCCAAATTACTCAAAGTTGCATAATTTTGAAGTTCAAAAATGCAAACATTAAATTGTTgaaagttcaaaattttgaaagCTTGCAATTTCTGAAAGTTCAAAATTCAAAAGTTAAAATTTCGGATGTTTTTAAAGTTTCAAAAAAATTGAGGTGTGCACATCCCGTGAAGAATTCCTGGGTCCACTCATCATCATCCAAATGGACTGTATCCGCGATGATTAAGAGATGGCACCACGTAAGATCATTTGAGGTCTCAATTAATTAGCACTTCACCTTGCAAATTTTCTGTTCTGAATGTTCTTTTGCCCGTATTTTCTCCACTGGTAACCATCACTATGAGGCGAGGCTGTAATCTCCTTGCAGGTAACCCCGTTTTGTCTACCCTTCCTTGTAGGAGTAACCTCTTCTCCACCACTGCATTGTTCCATGCATGTAAACAGCAGCAGGGTGACAAATCACGTACATGTGGAAACATCAAAGACTAGCCAGGAAAGGTGACAGGCGGATAGGCCAGCAAAAAAAAGGCAGGTAGGCCAGCAGTGTACCAGATAGGAATATCATTTGTCGGAGTCGGCTGATCGATGCCACCCTCAGCGATGGTCGCCCCTGGCGCCGCCACTCTGCTACTGTCTCCCGACCTGAGCATGAACAGAGACACCATGAACACCCGGGAGAGCTCCTGGCTCATCGCGACGGCCGCCTCCTGCCCACGTCCGTCGAGGGGGCCGCGGCGCAGCAATGCCAGGAGCCTCGCGTTGAGATCGTGCCCGCCGACGAGCTCCTGCGATAGTTTTTCTATGGCCTCTTGCCCAGACGTCATCTCTTCAAACTGTGGTACTGTAGGTGATGGTCAGTTTGTGAGGTTGATATTGGTCCAGCCGAAGCCCGAAGGTGGTTATATAGGGGAGACGGACACCTACGTACGCTACAGCGATCAGTCACGCTGAGAGTCTGATCACCTCCGTATAAAACTCTGTGATTGCCACTTTGCCAGTCATCTGTGTCTGACGGTGGCGGGCATTTCATCGGTCAGACAAACGGATGCACTGATAGATTTTCTTTTCATTCTCCTTGAGATAGGCTGATCGGTGGGGCTTGATCTGGCATGGTAGGTGGCGTATGGACAAGAGAACCTACTAGTGAAAGTCACGCTACGAAAACTCACGTAATGCAAGTCATTCAATAATAGGCAAACTGGGGATGCCCACTGTAGACTTTTGTTTCCCTACTGTACAACATCTCTGCTATTAAGGGGACAATTTGGTAAATGCTGATCCAATCACATCTCCTTCCTTTCTTAGGATGCTGGATCTGCTGGGGAGACATGTGACACTCCCATAAAAAACAAATCAAtcaccaatcagaaaatgtctccagcaGCCCCAACCGATTCACTATCACACATGACGAATCAAACTATCTACACTACCAAAAGAGACATAACGTCCCCATTTCGCTTAATTTTCATCCGCCTCAATTCCATGCTTAGCGCGCCAAGAAAACCAAGTGAAAACCGGCACACACACACCTTCTCCCTTCTATTTTCTGTATactctctactattaaaggggaggTGTGTACGTCGTTCATCCCCGAGCCCATCGGTCGAAGCATCTTCCCATGATGCTATTTCCTTTTACTGAGCGCAACCCCACCCAATTTGGTAAATGTTGATTCAATCACATCGCCTTCCTTTTTTTTATGATGCACTGACTTGTTTCCCCAATAGATCCACTGCCATAAAAAACAAATCGCTCATCAATCAAAAAATTGTCTCCAGCCGCCCCAACCGATTCACTACCATACACGGCAAATCAATCAATCTGACTGCCTAAAAAAGACATAACATTCTCATTTCGCTCAACCTTCATCCGCCTCTGTTTCATGCTTAGCACGCCAAGAAAACCATGGGAAAACCGGCACGCATGTCTTCTCCCCTCTATTCCCTCTacaatctctactattaaagggagtTTATACATCGTTTATCCCCCGAGCCCCACCAATCGAAGGATCTTTCCACAATTCTTGATTTCCTTGTACTGATCTATGTTTTTTTACTGACCGCAACCCCACACAGTTTGGCAAGTGCTAATTCAATCCATCTCCTTCATTTTTTAGGATGCACTCATGTGTCTCCTCAACTCATCCACTGCCATAAAAAATAAATCAATCACCAATCAAAATTGTCTCCAGCAGCCCCAATCGATTCACTACTATGCACGGCAAATCAATCCATCCACACACCTAAATAAGACATAAAGTTCCCATTTCACTCAACCTTCATCCCGCTCCATTCCGTGCTTAGCACGCAAAGAAAACCAGAGGAAAACTGGCATGCACGTCTTCTCCCCTCTATTCCCCCtataatctctactattaaagggtgTATATACGTCGTTCGATCCCCTGAGCCCCACCGATTGTAGGATCTTTCCACAATTCTCCATTTCCTGTTAATTCACTTACTGCAACCCTCACCTAGTTGTGCAATTTCTGATTCAATCACATTTCCTTCCTTTTTAGGATCCACTCACGTGTCTGCCCAACATATCCACGATCATAAAAAATAAATCAATCATCAAtcaaaaaaaatctccattagTCCCAATCTTATTGACTATCATACATGACAAATCAATCTATCTACACTACCTAGAAAAGACATAATGTTCCTATTTTGATCAACCTTCACCCGCCTCCGTTCCATGCTTAGCATGCAAGAAAACTAGGTGAAAACTGACACACACTTATTCTCCCCTCTACTCCCTCTATAATCTCTACTATTAAAAGGGTATGTCGTTCATCCCACGACCCTCACCGATCGCAGGATCTTTCCATGATTCTCAATTTCCTTTTACTGACCGCAACTCCACCTAGTTTGGTAAGTGCTAATTCAATCACATCTCCTTCATTTTTAGGATGCACTTACGTCAAGCTGGCAATGGGAATTACCCATACGGGTATTGGACTCCCATCCCCATGATAGGCTCCCCACGTCTATCTCCATCCCTGTGCCCGCCTACGGGGATAAAAAAATCCCATCCCTGGCCCTGTCTGGTTTTCATCCCCGTGGGTAAACCCATATCTGCAATCAACAACAACACTCAACAACATTTTAACAAGAAAAAAATATTTCTACATAATAAACAACATGTAAGGCCATTTGGGGCCATGTGTTGTGGTTAGTTTAGGGTTTTCTTTGGGCTTCTTTGGGCCAAATAACGGAGATGGTAGAAATTTCCGTGGGTATGTGTGGAATTACCTAGGGTCTAATATTTTAGGGCTCACATATAAGGCCTTCATAGATAAGGCAAATAACGGGTACACAATGGTGGCGCCAGGCCCCAGGGAAGGCGGGCCATGGCCTGTTGCGTGACCTCAAATCTCTTTGTGTACCGTAGCATATAGGTCACTGTTTGACATTGTAGCATGCAGTCAGCTtggggctgaaggaaatatgccctagaggcaataataaagttattatttatttccttatatcatgataaatgtttattattcatgctagaattgtattaaccggaaacataattgtagcgacccgacctcaaacgaccaagtctctgtgcttcagtgccatccctggatcggtaatgctgacatacacagtactcgaggatttataacagagtagcaatcacacacttattacatcgaatgtctcaaaagagaacttattacagtaaatatggcttaaggccatctaatacgataacagcggaaggcttggaagataaagtgagttcatcaactccaacgacatagctgagctgcacggcaatgacctaacaaaccttactcctcgtctgaaaagtctgcaacataatacgttgcagcccaaaaatgggtcagcacatggaatatgctggcaagataacacagtagagcaagaatagaataatgctatcactacatgcatatttggctggtggaaagctctatggttatagtttttgagaaaagccaaattttccctacaacaaaggaatagattttatttaactatcatggtagttgaaacatcattgagaaggttcctccaactcaatcccaattaaagtaattaacaacccaacaatattagtttagagtgatgagatacttaggatactccaagtattagatactcaagatgtccataaccggggacacagctaaccatgattagtttatacatgttggggatcgtagcagaaattaaaaattttctatgcatcaccaagatcaatctatggagtattctagcaatgaggggaataggagtgcatctacatacccttgtagatcgcgagcggaagcgttcaagtgaacggggatgatggagtcgtactcgccgtgatccaaatcaccgatgaccaagtgccgaacggacagcacctccgcgttcaacacacgtacggttgggaagacgtctcctccttcttgatccagcaaggggggaaggagaggttgatgaagatccagcagcacgacggcgtggtggtggatgcagcaggatcccggcagggcttcgccaagcacaagcggggaggagaggtgttacggagggagagggaggtgccaagagcaaggtgcggctgccctccctcccttccactatatataggggctagggggggcgcatgcccccttggagatcccatctaaagggggggggcggcccctggggcaacgccccccttagggtttccaaccaggggggcgcatgccccctcaggGGCAacgaccccctagggtttccaaccctaggcgccttgggcccttgggtggggcgcaccagcccatcaggggctggttcccacgccacttcagcccattgggccctccgggataggtggccccatccgttggacccccgggacccttccggtggtcccggtacaataccggtaacccccgaaaccttcccgctggccgaaactggacttcctatatataaatctttacctccgtaccattccgaaactcctcgtgacgtccgggatctcatccgggactccgaacaactttcgggttactgcatactaatatctctacaaccctagcgtcaccgaaccttaagtgtgtagaccctatgggttcaggagacacgcagacatgaccaagatgcctctccggtcaataaccaacatcgggatctggatagccatgttggctcccacatgctcctcgatgatctcatcggatgaaccatgatgtcgaggacttaatcaatcccgtattcaattccctttgtcaatcggtacgttactttcccgagactcgatcgtcggtatcctaataccttgttcaatctcgttaccggaaagtcactttactcgtaccgtaatgcatgatcccgtgaccaaccccttggtcacattgagctcattatgatgatgcattaccaagtgggcccagagatacctctccgtcatacggagtgacaaatcccagtctcgattcgtgccaacccaatagacactttcggagatacctgtaatgtacctttatagtcacccagttacgttgtgacgtttggcacacccaaggcactcctacggtatccgggagttgcataatctcatggtctaaggaaatgatacttgacatttagaaaagctacagcaaacaaactacacgatcttcgagctaagcttaggattgggtcttgtccatcacatcattctcctaatgatgtgatcccgttatcaatgacatctaatgtccatagccaggaaaccatgactatcctttgatcaacgagctagtcaactagaggctcactagggacgtgttgtggtctatgtattcacacatgtattacgatttccggataatacaattatagcatgaataatagacaattatcatgaacaaggaaatataataatcattttattattgcctctagggcatatttccaacaatacactctgcagaggtttgcacacttttccccacaagacccgatctcctccgttggatttctcgcattacagggtgtttgagaaacagatgaccgagacacagtcttttcgaAGCATTCACTccttactccgggtagaccataccaaacctacatcccactacctgctgatccacctcttcgggagcttcacgcaacttactcaactatgctagagcccataatagcttgtggctgcacctggaagtttctagcatgaaaatatcccagttccctttgagcctgggtggcggaccataggattatcacacgggtactccgggatatcctaggacaacactggattccccaggtgcccaacaaacaatccacctagatgtgtattcaagttgccaccttaagttaaaccattaattaacaatcccacatctatcatggatttcactcacccaaaccacgtctacgagcatagc
This window harbors:
- the LOC119358238 gene encoding uncharacterized protein LOC119358238; the encoded protein is MKCPPPSDTDDWQSGNHRVLYGGDQTLSVTDRLPQFEEMTSGQEAIEKLSQELVGGHDLNARLLALLRRGPLDGRGQEAAVAMSQELSRVFMVSLFMLRSGDSSRVAAPGATIAEGGIDQPTPTNDIPICGGEEVTPTRKGRQNGVTCKEITASPHSDGYQWRKYGQKNIQNRKFARCYYKCMFSHDRGCRAKKTVQQQDTSGGRRPMFQVTYVNEHKCQQEVMLPRESIGGNKHTTRSGHFDPQRAKLDDDVMASCLAMVIGGAAPAGLSSSSSPPPVVRASPSDPVGGRTPTLLDVSMGLDETTVAEILCRSPFAPVKAPAAPSSSSSSLPVEAINLSDPMRAGGGLPRSTDAMSMDEIYFPCGPLFSPFAAQSTIHSVDVPTAVARFTDTDSAWPYYL